A genome region from Bacillaceae bacterium IKA-2 includes the following:
- a CDS encoding sensor domain-containing diguanylate cyclase: MGGREPLLINDTSLNGFTRDLPLTYEANIHSYLGVPISYKNGDMFGTLCAIDSKIAKFTEKDIEVFQKFSNLFSYVIELEKKVQYDCLTDLFSRTYLYDNFNFIADKGTLMLIDLDRFKEVNDVYGHDVGDKVLREVGKRIKDFLDGNSLGARLGGDEFVILFPNLQDHTQIEDKANCILSILSDWKEFSYDIGISASIGVVKFPCDGVNDIGEHLKKADIALYQAKEKGKNCFHF; this comes from the coding sequence TTGGGTGGTCGGGAACCACTTTTGATAAATGATACTTCTTTAAATGGTTTTACGAGAGATTTACCTTTAACATATGAAGCTAATATACACTCTTATTTGGGAGTTCCTATTTCTTATAAAAATGGGGATATGTTTGGAACGCTATGTGCAATAGATAGTAAAATAGCCAAGTTTACAGAAAAGGATATAGAGGTATTCCAAAAATTTTCTAATTTATTTTCATATGTAATAGAACTGGAAAAGAAGGTACAATACGATTGTTTAACAGATTTATTCAGTAGAACTTATTTGTATGATAACTTCAATTTTATAGCTGATAAAGGAACTTTAATGCTTATTGATTTAGATCGGTTTAAAGAAGTAAATGATGTCTATGGTCATGATGTCGGTGATAAGGTTTTAAGAGAAGTGGGTAAACGGATTAAGGACTTTTTGGATGGTAATAGTTTAGGTGCTCGATTAGGAGGAGATGAGTTTGTTATTCTTTTTCCGAATTTACAAGACCATACACAGATTGAAGACAAAGCTAATTGTATATTGAGTATTTTATCTGATTGGAAAGAATTTAGTTATGATATAGGTATTTCTGCTTCTATTGGAGTTGTAAAATTTCCTTGTGATGGTGTAAATGATATAGGTGAGCATTTAAAGAAAGCTGATATTGCATTGTATCAGGCAAAAGAAAAAGGGAAAAATTGTTTTCACTTTTAA